From a single Pararge aegeria chromosome 16, ilParAegt1.1, whole genome shotgun sequence genomic region:
- the LOC120630431 gene encoding UBA-like domain-containing protein 1 — translation MDSLREQVMINQFVLVAGCAREQAKQLLQAAHWQFETALSIFFQEVAIPAGANGIAAPHYPQQLMTPCNTPATPPNFPDALAAFSRLSTTGSPANVSAGGGSGMAPPVSPLATHPPPTQMQMNTFAGSPNPQANYTALSCSTSICREHMPR, via the exons ATGGATTCTTTACGTGAACAAGTTATGATAAATCAATTTGTACTAGTGGCTGGATGTGCACGAGAACAAGCTAAACAGCTACTTCAGGCAGCACATTGGCAATTTGag ACGGCATTGTCAATATTCTTTCAAGAGGTAGCAATTCCAGCTGGAGCAAATGGGATAGCTGCACCACATTACCCTCAG CAACTCATGACACCATGTAATACTCCTGCAACACCACCAAACTTCCCTGATGCCTTGGCGGCATTTTCTCGACTATCGACGACCGGAAGTCCGGCCAACGTAAGCGCGGGGGGCGGCAGTGGCATGGCGCCGCCCGTCTCCCCCCTCGCCACGCACCCCCCACCGACGCAAATGCAGATGAACACATTCGCTGGTTCTCCTAACCCGCAGGCCAACTATACTGCGCTGTCCTGTTCAACTTCA ATCTGCAGAGAACATATGCCAAGATAA